Proteins encoded in a region of the Quercus lobata isolate SW786 chromosome 8, ValleyOak3.0 Primary Assembly, whole genome shotgun sequence genome:
- the LOC115957624 gene encoding polycomb group protein FIE1-like: protein MSGKFTIGSEPVMGLPTPSKKRDYRVTNRLQEGKRPLYAVVFNFIDSRHFNVFATVGGNRVTVYQCLEGGVIAVLQSYVDEDKDESFYTVTWACSIDGMPFVVAGGLNGILRVIDAGSEKIHKSFVGHGDSINEIRTQPLKPSLVVSASKDESVRIWNVHTGICILIFSGAGGHRNEVLSVDFHPSDIYRIASCGMDNTVKIWSMKEFWTYVEKSFTWTDLPSKFPTKYVQFPVFTASIHSNYVDCNRWLGDFILSKSVDNEIVLWEPKVKDQSPGEGSVDILQKYPVPDCDIWFIKFSCDFHYNAAAIGNREGKIFVWELQSSPPVLIARLTHAQSKSPIRQTAMSFDGSTILSCCEDGTIWRWDAVATS from the exons atgtcAGGAAAGTTCACCATTGGGAGCGAGCCAGTGATGGGGTTGCCGACCCCATCAAAGAAGCGAGACTACAGAGTCACCAACAGACTCCAAGAAGGCAAGCGCCCCTTATACGCCGTCGTTTTCAACTTCATCGACTCTCGCCACTTCAACGTCTTCGCCACTGTTGGCGGCAATCGG GTGACTGTATACCAATGTCTTGAAGGGGGTGTCATTGCTGTCTTGCAGTCTTATGTTGATGAAGAT AAGGATGAGTCTTTCTACACTGTGACATGGGCATGCAGCATTGATGGTATGCCTTTTGTAGTGGCTGGAGGACTCAATGGTATACTCCGTGTCATTGATGCCGGCAGCGAGAAAATACACAAG AGTTTTGTTGGCCACGGGGATTCTATAAATGAAATCAGGACTCAACCACTAAAGCCATCACTGGTGGTATCTGCAAGCAAA GATGAATCAGTTCGCATATGGAATGTCCATACTGGCATATGCATTTTGATATTTTCTGGAGCTGGGGGTCATCGTAATGAAGTACTGAGTGTG GACTTTCATCCTTCAGACATATATCGCATTGCAAGTTGTGGCATGGACAACACTGTTAAGATCTGGTCAATGAAAG AGTTCTGGACGTACGTAGAGAAATCATTCACATGGACTGATCTCCCTTCTAAGTTCCCCACAAAATATGTTCAGTTTCCT GTGTTCACAGCTTCAATTCATTCAAACTACGTTGACTGTAATAGGTGGCTCGGTGATTTTATCCTCTCAAAG AGCGTTGACAATGAAATTGTTTTATGGGAACCTAAAGTGAAGGACCAGTCTCCGGGGGAG GGTTCAGTTGACATCCTTCAGAAATACCCTGTTCCAGACTGTGATATATGGTTCATCAAGTTTTCCTGCGATTTTCATTATAATGCAGCTGCTATAG GGAATAGGGAAGGAAAGATTTTTGTCTGGGAATTGCAATCCAGCCCCCCTGTTCTTATTGCAAG GCTGACACATGCTCAATCAAAATCTCCAATTAGACAAACTGCCATGTCATTTGATGGAAG CACCATTCTCAGCTGCTGTGAGGACGGGACTATTTGGCGGTGGGATGCTGTGGCAACTTCTTGA
- the LOC115957623 gene encoding probable galacturonosyltransferase 12 has protein sequence MCMCLSWFFVLDKMQLYISPSLRHITVFPAKGFKEFMKVKVGSRRVSYRMLFYSLLFFTFLLRFVFVLTAVDTIDGENKCSTIGCLGKRLGPGILGRRFESNVPEVIYQVLEEPIGKDELKGRSDVPQSLEDFMAEIRKGKTDAKTFAFKLREMVTLLEQRTRTAKIQEYLYRHVASSSIPKQLHCLALKLASEHSTNAAARLQLPSAELVPALVDNSYFHFVLASDNVLAASVVAKSLVRNSLRPQKVVLHIITDRKTYYPMQAWFSLHPLSPAIIEVKALHHFDWFTKGKVPVLEAMEKDQRVRSQFRGGSSAIVANNTEKPVVIAAKLQALSPKYNSVMNHIRIHLPELFPSLNKVVFLDDDIVIQTDLSPLWDIDMNGKVNGAVETCTGEDKFVMSKRLKSYLNFSHPLISKNFNPNECAWAYGMNIFDLEAWRKTNISLTYHYWVEQNLKSDLSLWQLGTLPPGLIAFHGHVQVIDPFWHMLGLGYQDNTSFSDAESAGVIHFNGRAKPWLEIAFPTLRPLWAKYINFSDKFIKSCHIRAS, from the exons atgtgtatgtgtctttcttggttttttgttttggacaaAATGCAGCTTTACATATCTCCAAGTTTGAGGCACATTACAGTGTTTCCGGCCAAAGGGTTTAAAGAATTTATGAAGGTGAAGGTTGGCTCAAGGCGGGTTTCGTATCGAATGCTTTTCTATTCGCTTCTGTTCTTTACATTTCTTCTccggtttgtgtttgtgttgacAGCAGTTGACACCATTGATGGAGAAAACAAATGCTCTACCATAG GATGCCTGGGAAAACGATTAGGACCAGGTATTTTGGGAAGAAGGTTCGAATCAAAT GTCCCAGAAGTGATATACCAAGTACTAGAAGAGCCCATTGGCAAAGATGAATTAAAAGGAAGATCTGATGTTCCTCAATCTTTAGAAGATTTTATGGCTGAGATTAGAAAAGGGAAAACAGACGCAAAGACCTTTGCTTTCAAGCTTAGAGAAATG GTTACTCTTCTTGAACAAAGAACCCGGACAGCCAAAATCCAGGAGTATTTATATCGCCATGTAGCATCAAGTAGCATACCAAAACAGCTCCACTGCCTTGCACTAAAGCTAGCCAGTGAGCACTCCACCAATGCAGCTGCCCGCCTCCAGCTCCCTTCTGCTGAACTCGTCCCGGCCCTTGTTGACAACTCCTACTTTCACTTCGTCCTCGCTTCAGACAATGTGCTAGCTGCATCTGTTGTTGCAAAATCACTTGTCCGAAATTCATTGAGGCCCCAGAAGGTTGTCCTACATATAATCACGGATAGGAAGACTTACTATCCCATGCAGGCATGGTTCTCACTGCATCCTTTGTCTCCTGCCATAATTGAGGTCAAGGCATTGCACCATTTCGATTGGTTTACAAAAGGAAAGGTCCCCGTTTTGGAGGCAATGGAAAAAGATCAACGTGTGCGATCACAATTTAGAGGCGGATCATCGGCCATTGTGGCAAATAATACTGAAAAGCCTGTTGTCATTGCAGCAAAGTTACAAGCACTGAGTCCTAAATACAATTCTGTGATGAATCACATTAGAATACATCTACCagag ttGTTCCCCAGCCTAAACAAGGTGGTTTTCCTGGATGATGACATTGTGATTCAAACAGATCTTTCACCACTATGGGACATTGATATGAATGGAAAGGTCAATGGAGCAGTCGAAACTTGCACAGGAGAAGATAAGTTTGTAATGTCAAAGCGGCTGAAGAGCTATTTGAACTTCTCCCATCCTTTGATATCAAAGAATTTCAACCCCAATGAATGTGCATGGGCTTATGGCATGAATATTTTTGATCTAGAGGCATGGAGGAAGACCAACATAAGCCTTACATACCATTACTGGGTTGAACAG AACTTGAAATCAGACTTGAGTTTGTGGCAACTAGGGACATTACCTCCTGGACTAATTGCTTTCCATGGTCATGTCCAAGTTATCGATCCCTTTTGGCACATGCTGGGGTTGGGTTACCAGGACAATACAAGCTTTTCTGATGCTGAGAGTGCTGGTGTCATCCATTTTAATGGCAGAGCAAAGCCTTGGCTAGAGATAGCATTCCCAACACTCAGGCCATTGTGGGCTAAGTATATCAACTTTTCTGATAAATTCATCAAGAGCTGTCATATTAGGGCATCCTAG
- the LOC115956421 gene encoding E3 ubiquitin-protein ligase CIP8-like, translating into MIPNFSPSLSYGQFNDEPTNHGRLSELSSSTLPSLSILFSDDHEHERNNRRLLSDHGVSFSPSRLPSSSSHLFNEGEASFLSSLLPSILSSSFSHHEREPADRGWLSDRGASFSSSRLPSSFSRFSDDVSSDDDEHAPPNLFDHDHVPSRFNDDREHVSSDDDEHAPPSLFDHEHIPSRLHELSLSSDDDEHVPSQFSDDHEHEPTYHGSVSPNFSLFDNKEDASTSANDKLIENGSFVVGSSQQKQGFDVGFYCSICLEEPQAGDKLIRMNCSHIYHQYCLLPWLQMHNTCPNCRSKLDQQ; encoded by the coding sequence ATGATCCCAAATTTCAGTCCCTCATTATCATACGGTCAGTTCAATGATGAACCAACCAACCATGGCAGGTTAAGTGAACTCTCATCCTCAACACTCCCATCATTATCCATCCTGTTCAGTGATGATCATGAACATGAACGAAACAACCGTCGCTTGTTAAGTGATCATGGGGTTTCATTCTCACCCTCAAGActcccatcatcatcatcccaTCTGTTTAATGAAGGCGAGGCTTCATTCTTATCCTCATTACTCCCATCAATACTCTCATCATCATTCAGTCATCATGAACGTGAACCAGCGGACCGTGGCTGGTTAAGTGACCGTGGGGCTTCATTCTCATCCTCAAGACTCCCATCATCATTCAGCCGGTTCAGTGATGATGTATCCAGCGATGATGATGAACATGCACCACCCAACCTGTTCGATCATGATCATGTACCCAGCCGGTTCAATGATGATCGTGAACATGTAtccagtgatgatgatgaacaTGCACCACCCAGCTTGTTCGATCATGAACATATACCCAGCCGGTTACATGAACTCAGCCTGtccagtgatgatgatgaacaTGTACCCAGCCAGTTCAGCGATGATCACGAACATGAACCAACTTACCATGGCTCGGTGAGCCCAAATTTCAGTCTGTTTGACAATAAGGAGGATGCATCAACAAGTGCCAATGATAAGTTGATCGAAAATGGCAGCTTTGTTGTTGGCAGCAGTCAACAAAAGCAAGGATTTGATGTGGGTTTTTATTGCAGTATATGTTTGGAGGAACCACAAGCAGGGGATAAGCTCATTCGTATGAACTGCTCTCATATATATCACCAATATTGTCTACTTCCATGGCTCCAGATGCACAACACCTGTCCTAATTGCCGTAGCAAACTCGATCAACAATGA
- the LOC115957626 gene encoding transcription factor ILR3-like, translated as MVTPENNTNWLFDYGLMDDIPVPDANFSVPNPGFTWPVQALNGSSSVSVEIDGSLGDSDGVKESCPKKRGRSESCCASSSKASREKLRRDRLNDKFVELGTILEPGRPPKTDKAAILIDAVRMVTQLRGEAQKLKDSNSNLQEKIKELKAEKNELRDEKQRLKAEKEKLEQQMKAMNAQPSYLAPPPAIPAAYAAQGQASGNKLLPIIGYPGVAMWQFMPPAAVDTSQDHVLRPPVA; from the exons ATGGTGACCCCAGAAAACAACACCAATTGGCTCTTCGATTACGGATTGATGGACGATATCCCTGTTCCCGATGCGAATTTCTCTGTTCCTAACCCGGGTTTCACTTGGCCTGTACAGGCTTTGAATGGTTCTTCCAGTGTTAG TGTGGAAATTGATGGCTCATTGGGGGATTCAGATGGCGTCAAGGAGTCTTGCCCAAAGAAGAG GGGTAGATCTGAATCATGCTGTGCATCTAGCTCCAAAGCTTCTCGGGAGAAGCTGCGTAGGGATAGACTGAATGACAA GTTTGTGGAACTGGGCACTATTCTGGAGCCTGGAAGGCCTCCTAAAACGGACAAGGCTGCTATTTTAATTGACGCCGTCAGAATGGTGACTCAGTTACGGGGTGAAGCCCAAAAGTTGAaggattcaaattcaaatctccAGGAGAAGATCAAAGAATTAAAg GCTGAGAAGAATGAGCTCCGAGATGAGAAGCAGAGGCTAAAGGCAGAAAAAGAGAAGTTGGAGCAGCAAATGAAAGCCATGAATGCACAACCTAGCTACTTGGCTCCCCCTCCTGCAATCCCTGCTGCATATGCTGCTCAGGGCCAGGCCTCTGGCAACAAATTGTTGCCTATCATTGGTTACCCTGGAGTCGCAATGTGGCAGTTCATGCCACCTGCTGCAGTGGACACCTCACAGGATCATGTACTTCGCCCACCAGTTGCTTAA
- the LOC115955195 gene encoding disease resistance protein At4g27190-like, with protein sequence MEVVASIVGSAVEATGRLFCGSLYSMIKSTVKLQSDLDVFDKEMRSLIVLRDDVKDQTELAEKEGKVIRANVIEWLREVDELQLKVKPIEEGMVNGRNLSGCSFNCRKRYRVSREVAEILPEIERLLKDSSFNSGVFYPSRKPRAVEHIPGPSIQAQTTASKSLEKTMSQLYIDEVRRIGIWGMGGIGKTTLVKNLNNELKSASVKSLGIVIWVTVSKNLDLKKVQTQIAERLNLEAKVEETLQGMATRLYQRLEKEEKFLLILDDVWEKIDLDILGVPQPEVHKGCKIILTSRFMEVCREMMTNVEVKMEVLNYEEAWQLFSQIAGDVVGLEQVRPFAEEIVRECSGLPLAIITMGTAMRGKKMIKLWKHALNELRRSVPCMGGVEVKLYMPLKWSYDSLEGNNIKPCFLYCALFPEDFSIEINELVRYWVAEGLIDEQDYEDSVNRGIALIENLKDSCLLEDGSRDGTVKMHDVVRDVAIWIASSSEEGCKSLVRSGIGLSEISVGEFSSSLRRVSFIDNKITRLPDRVIQCSKASTLLLQGNLLLDTVPESFLQGFEALRVLNISGSRIQSLPSSVLQLGDLHALLLRDCFYLEQLPSLGELSRLQVLDLCATRIRELPRGMENLNNLRQLDLSRTHYLKTIQAGIISRLSCLEVLGMTLSAYHLSVKGEVEEEQTSFEELGCLERLLILSIRLDRIPCLSSENVTGINKLRRFQFFIGPTANSLPTRHDKRRVTISGLNLSGEWIGWLLGNASSLVLKNCLGLNEMLEDLVINRVGCFVCLKSLTIASSNSSLRPGGGCAAHSDLLPNLEELHLQDMTYLESISELVGHLGLRFQKLKLIEVTRCSQMKYLISCGHFILTLPNLEVIKVSFCDKLDELFSYHSRQKMYPDPVAPSLRILELKNLPKLRTICRHKETWPCLEQVNVIKCNLLRKPPFTNQSADIMKEIRGESQCWSTLDLHDDRIKSSLQPYFHPAEDESNASQNLWK encoded by the coding sequence ATGGAAGTGGTGGCTTCTATTGTTGGTTCAGCAGTGGAAGCAACTGGTCGGCTTTTCTGTGGTTCTCTCTATTCTATGATCAAGAGCACAGTCAAACTCCAATCAGACCTTGATGTTTTTGATAAGGAGATGAGAAGTCTTATTGTTCTTAGAGATGATGTCAAAGATCAAACAGAATTAGctgagaaagaaggaaaagtaATAAGAGCTAATGTTATAGAGTGGCTAAGGGAGGTCGATGAGCTTCAGCTGAAAGTCAAACCAATTGAAGAAGGGATGGTCAACGGCAGAAATCTTTCTGGGTGTTCCTTTAATTGTCGTAAGCGGTATAGAGTAAGCAGAGAAGTAGCAGAAATACTCCCAGAGATAGAAAGGCTTCTTAAAGATTCAAGTTTCAATTCTGGTGTGTTTTATCCAAGTAGAAAGCCCAGAGCAGTGGAACACATTCCTGGACCTTCAATTCAGGCTCAAACAACTGCATCAAAGTCTTTAGAAAAAACTATGAGTCAATTGTATATAGATGAAGTTCGGAGGATTGGTATTTGGGGGATGGGAGGAATAGGCAAGACTACTCTGGTAAAGAACTTGAACAATGAGCTAAAGAGTGCTTCAGTGAAGTCTCTTGGCATTGTCATTTGGGTTACAGTTTCCAAGAATTTGGACCTTAAAAAAGTCCAGACACAAATAGCAGAGAGATTGAATTTGGAGGCAAAAGTGGAAGAAACATTGCAGGGAATGGCTACTCGACTTTATCAAAGACTTGAGAAGGAGGAAAAGTTTCTTCTTATTCTAGATGATGTTTGGGAGAAAATTGATTTGGACATTTTGGGAGTACCGCAGCCTGAAGTTCATAAAGGTTGTAAGATCATATTAACATCTCGATTTATGGAAGTTTGTAGGGAAATGATGACAAATGTTGAAGTTAAAATGGAAGTTTTAAATTATGAAGAAGCTTGGCAACTGTTCAGTCAAATTGCAGGGGATGTGGTTGGTTTGGAACAAGTTAGACCATTTGCAGAAGAAATTGTTAGAGAATGTAGTGGATTGCCTTTGGCCATTATCACCATGGGAACTGCTATGAGGGGTAAGAAAATGATCAAGTTGTGGAAGCATGCGTTAAATGAGTTGCGCAGGTCAGTGCCTTGTATGGGAGGCGTTGAGGTTAAGCTATACATGCCTTTGAAGTGGAGTTACGACTCATTAGAAGGTAATAACATAAAACcttgttttttatattgtgcTTTGTTTCCGGAGGACTTCTCAATTGAAATAAATGAACTAGTACGTTACTGGGTAGCAGAAGGTTTGATAGATGAACAAGACTATGAGGATTCAGTCAATAGAGGCATTGCTTTGATTGAAAATCTGAAGGACTCTTGTTTGTTGGAAGATGGTTCCCGTGACGGCACAGTGAAGATGCATGACGTTGTTCGTGATGTTGCAATATGGATTGCATCGTCATCTGAGGAAGGATGTAAATCCCTTGTTCGTTCAGGGATTGGCTTGAGTGAGATTTCAGTTGGAGAGTTTTCAAGTTCTCTCCGAAGAGTTTCTTTCATAGATAACAAAATAACAAGGCTACCTGATCGTGTGATACAGTGTTCAAAGGCCTCAACTTTGCTACTGCAAGGTAATCTTCTCCTTGACACAGTTCCTGAAAGTTTTCTGCAAGGATTTGAAGCTCTCAGAGTCCTGAATATTAGTGGATCCCGCATCCAGTCTTTGCCGAGTTCTGTACTTCAACTCGGTGACCTCCATGCTCTTCTTTTAAGGGATTGCTTCTATCTTGAACAATTACCCTCACTAGGAGAGCTTAGTAGGCTTCAAGTGCTTGATCTCTGTGCTACCCGAATTAGAGAATTACCAAGAGGGATGGAAAACTTGAACAACTTAAGGCAATTAGATTTATCTCGCACTCACTACCTAAAAACCATTCAAGCTGGAATAATATCCAGGTTGTCTTGTTTAGAGGTTCTGGGTATGACTCTCAGTGCTTACCATTTGAGTGTGAAGGGAGAGGTGGAAGAGGAACAAACATCTTTTGAAGAGCTCGGATGCCTTGAGCGATTGCTCATCTTATCCATCAGATTGGATAGGATTCCATGTCTCAGTTCTGAAAATGTTACCGGGATAAATAAATTGAGaagatttcaatttttcattgGCCCAACAGCAAACTCCTTACCAACTAGACATGACAAAAGGAGGGTGACTATCAGTGGTCTAAATCTCTCAGGAGAATGGATCGGGTGGTTGTTGGGTAATGCAAGCTCTCTGGTCTTGAAAAATTGCTTGGGATTGAATGAGATGCTTGAAGACTTGGTCATTAATCGTGTTGGgtgctttgtttgtttaaaatCACTTACTATTGCAAGCTCTAACAGCAGTTTACGGCCTGGAGGAGGATGCGCTGCCCACTCTGACCTATTACCAAATTTAGAAGAGCTTCATTTGCAAGATATGACCTACCTAGAAAGCATTTCAGAACTAGTTGGCCATCTTGGGCTGAGATTTCAGAAACTAAAATTAATAGAAGTGACCCGATGTTCCCAGATGAAATATCTTATTTCTTGTGGTCACTTCATTCTCACCCTGCCAAACCTAGAAGTAATCAAGGTAAGCTTCTGTGACAAGTTAGATGAGCTCTTTAGTTATCATTCAAGGCAGAAAATGTATCCAGATCCTGTTGCTCCAAGCCTACGGATATTGGAATTGAAGAATCTTCCCAAATTAAGAACTATTTGCAGACACAAAGAGACATGGCCGTGTCTTGAGCAGGTTAATGTGATCAAGTGCAATCTTCTTAGGAAGCCGCCTTTTACTAACCAAAGTGCAGATATTATGAAGGAAATAAGAGGAGAATCACAATGCTGGAGCACACTGGACTTG
- the LOC115957625 gene encoding uncharacterized protein LOC115957625, whose amino-acid sequence MASNLLKLHLQTIKTAKPSTPFPHSKTPLTSLPFHSHQILLHQHHSHVSLFPPTLHHKPISIHSSLSSSYTPPTSKEEAILQAKTCLSTTLEKPLNNPKLVGKLKKLKQPRFRIEIPVIDDSSASLSQLAFNVFQDLPIKRKGSPVKLLILWPNLTLTEAAIKAFQTQNSANQIENIDISSVTNADTNILNSADVAVFLAPEASQLAFIKTVTESFYPKPVVIFNPKWVFEEESNFGELSGFVGSFEVVYSFMGLEVRGVLSKRKGVVFKCVRDGVVSGEKWTILVEEEGELKVIMRFKTRPSIGEVENVLYNLMAINSPITKSAKFFRGLVSNVTGKKMP is encoded by the exons ATGGCTTCCAATCTTCTCAAACTGCATCTACAAACCATTAAAACTGCCAAGCCATCAACCCCATTTCCACACTCAAAAACTCCATTGACGTCTCTGCCATTTCATTCACACCAAATCCTTCTACACCAACACCATTCCCATGTCTCACTCTTTCCTCCAACTCTACACCACAAACCCATATCCATCCACTCCTCACTATCCTCCTCTTACACCCCACCCACCTCAAAAGAAGAAGCCATACTCCAAGCAAAAACCTGCCTTTCAACCACCTTAGAGAAGCCCCTCAACAACCCCAAACTAGTTGGTAAACTCAAGAAACTAAAGCAACCCAGGTTCCGGATTGAAATACCGGTCATTGATGACTCGTCTGCATCACTATCCCAACTAGCTTTCAATGTCTTTCAAGACCTACccattaaaagaaaaggctCTCCTGTTAAGTTGTTAATCCTATGGCCTAACCTTACCTTAACAGAAGCTGCAATTAAAGCCTTCCAAACTCAGAACTCAGCCAACCAAATTGAAAACATTGACATCTCTTCAGTTACTAATGCTGATACCAATATTTTGAACTCTGCTGACGTGGCAGTCTTTTTGGCCCCAGAGGCTTCACAATTGGCATTTATAAAAACCGTTACCGAGAGTTTTTATCCAAAGCCTGTGGTGATTTTCAACCCAAAATGGGTGTTTGAAGAGGAGAGCAACTTTGGTGAGCTGAGTGGGTTTGTGGGGTCATTTGAAGTGGTTTATTCATTTATGGGGTTGGAGGTTAGAGGGGTTTTGAGTAAGAGAAAGGGTGTGGTTTTCAAGTGTGTGAGAGATGGTGTTGTGAGTGGTGAGAAATGGACTATTCttgttgaagaagaaggagaattGAAAGTGATTATGAGGTTCAAGACGCGGCCATCGATAGGCGAAGTTGAGAATGTTCTGTATAATTTGATGGCAATCAATTCACCCATTACAAAGTCTGCAAAGTTTTTTAGGGGTTTGGTTTCTAATGTAACTGGAAAGAA GATGCCCTAA
- the LOC115957627 gene encoding uncharacterized protein LOC115957627: protein MASTAIPNPLHLNHLVPSLNPQASTNSSQSVLVYNIPHRKHLFIKCTSESNSTPLPEPDFPYPTPISDTNNKAETFLIERRRKSEIIHDRESRTGLVQPEPPNFEIGWKRSKEIKLDKPKGYVIADFLEKLEDLMGKEFGSTELLAKAGEIVAERAREEAQVLSDKGEVEERMMTELFRVLRLMEMDLAMVKAAVKEETLDERLDQAKARCRQAILVALSF, encoded by the coding sequence ATGGCCTCCACAGCAATTCCAAACCCTCTTCATCTAAACCACCTTGTCCCAAGCCTAAACCCCCAAGCCTCCACTAACTCATCACAGTCAGTACTCGTCTATAATATCCCACACAGAAAGCACCTCTTCATCAAATGCACTTCTGAGTCTAACTCTACCCCTCTGCCTGAGCCTGACTTCCCATACCCAACTCCAATTTCTGATACCAACAACAAAGCAGAGACTTTCCTTATTGAAAGGCGAAGAAAGTCTGAGATAATCCATGACAGGGAGTCCAGAACTGGGCTAGTACAACCTGAGCCACCCAACTTTGAGATTGGTTGGAAGAGAAGCAAAGAGATCAAATTGGATAAGCCAAAAGGGTATGTCATAGCTGACTTTCTAGAGAAGTTGGAGGATCTAATGGGGAAAGAATTTGGCTCCACGGAGCTGCTAGCAAAAGCTGGAGAAATTGTGGCTGAAAGAGCTAGAGAGGAAGCACAAGTGTTGAGTGATAAAGGAGAAGTGGAGGAGAGGATGATGACTGAGTTGTTCAGAGTATTGAGACTAATGGAGATGGATTTGGCTATGGTAAAAGCTGCGGTGAAGGAAGAGACATTGGATGAAAGGCTTGATCAGGCCAAGGCACGCTGCAGACAAGCTATACTTGTAGCTCTCTCCTTTTGA